A genomic region of Thunnus albacares chromosome 4, fThuAlb1.1, whole genome shotgun sequence contains the following coding sequences:
- the etnk2 gene encoding ethanolamine kinase 2, with amino-acid sequence METQIHVPVGSPVIRKIPIFVDEHSVTEGAMKLIKELRPAWDPSHVKTKLFTDGTTNKLVGCYVEDSPDDVVLVRVYGNKTELIVDRDNELKSFQVLHANGCAPRLYCTFQNGICYEFMQGDALGTQDVRDPSLLRLIAREMARIHAIHAHNGCIPKPNLWIKMRKYFSLVATEFTEQASNVRIKQEVPSKAVLEQEMVWMKEHLSTLGSPVVLCHNDLLCKNIIHNSKEGHVRFIDYEYSSYNYQAFDIGNHFNEFAGMSEPDYGLYPSREMQMEWLKVYLQAYKLFTKKTEEVSPRELETLYVQVNKFALASHFFWGFWALIQAKYSTIDFDFLGYAVLRFNQYFKTKPAVMALQIPE; translated from the exons ATGGAGACGCAGATACATGTGCCCGTCGGCTCGCCGGTAATTAGAAAAATTCCCATTTTCGTGGACGAACACAGCGTGACGGAGGGGGCGATGAAGCTCATTAAGGAGCTGAGACCGGCGTGGGACCCCAGCCATGTCAAGACCAAG cTCTTCACTGATGGGACCACCAACAAGTTGGTGGGCTGCTATGTGGAGGACAGTCCAGATGATGTAGTCCTGGTCCGAGTATACGGGAACAAGACAGAGCTGATTGTGGACAGAGACAATGAGCTCAAAAGCTTTCAG GTGCTGCATGCTAATGGTTGTGCTCCCCGCCTCTACTGCACCTTTCAGAACGGCATCTGCTATGAGTTCATGCAGGGGGACGCTCTTGGGACACAGGATGTCAGGGATCCTTCCCTACTCAG ACTGATAGCCAGGGAGATGGCTCGTATCCATGCCATCCATGCACACAACGGCTGCATCCCCAAACCCAACCTCTGGATCAAGATGCGAAAATACTTCTCCCTGGTGGCCACAGAGTTCACCGAGCAAGCCTCCAACGTCAG AATCAAGCAGGAGGTTCCCAGCAAGGCAGTGCTGGAGCAGGAGATGGTGTGGATGAAGGAGCATCTCTCCACACTGGGCTCCCCCGTGGTGCTTTGCCACAATGACCTGCTCTGCAAGAACATCATTCATAACAGCAAAGAGG GTCATGTTCGCTTCATAGACTATGAATACTCCAGTTACAACTACCAGGCCTTCGACATCGGCAACCACTTCAATGAATTTGCAG GCATGTCTGAGCCAGACTATGGGTTGTACCCCAGTCGGGAGATGCAGATGGAGTGGCTCAAAGTGTATCTACAGGCATACAAACTCTTCACCAAGAAAACAGAGGAGGTCAGCCCGCGGGAGTTGGAGACACTCTATGTACAGGTCAACAAGTTTGCTCTG GCTTCTCACTTCTTTTGGGGCTTCTGGGCGCTCATCCAGGCCAAATACTCCACCATCGACTTTGACTTCCTCGG GTACGCTGTGCTACGTTTCAACCAGTACTTCAAGACCAAACCTGCAGTGATGGCCCTGCAGATCCcggaatga